gatttttggtgAAAGTGAATCGACAAGATACCACGTGTGCACTTAATGATGATTTTATTTAAGTATAAAATATACttctaattttattttaatttctaTCTATAACAAAGTCAATATATATTACTAGCAAATAATACTCGTATTAAGTAAAGGATACATCACAAATAATAACCATTAGATTATTATGAGGACCATTACATCAAACTCAATGATATATTTGCCAATTTATGATATAATTCTAACTTGGTACAAAAATATGAAAGacaatctatatctatatctataattgTTAAAAGCACATAGTACAACACCTTAAAGCACCTCATTACATTTGAAAAAGCATATTTACCCATATAAATGAATAATATCATATGCAATTTGAGAGGTTTCTTTTACAAGAAGAAATTTGGTGATACAAGTTTCCAATTTTACCCTTAAATTGCTATTAGATCAATATACCATTTATGGGTAAGATAGACAATTTACAAAAAATAAATCAAAACTAAATAAAAAGGTGAGACCTATTAATTACCCACATAATAATTACCTACATAATATTGATGCATTTACCTTACCCATAAAGTATGTTACAAGTTACAACCATTTTTTTCTTGTTCCCTTATATTTTCacaaattatgaaaatatttttaatattaatcaaGTTTTgtgccaaaaaaaaaaaagttacaacCATTTTGTACTATGGTGTTTTTTTTATCTGTTGGATATAGAAATTACATAACTAAATTTAAATTAAATAAGTGAATAAGAAGAGTAAGCTTGATTGGTTTTCATGGATTAATATCCTAGTGTATATCTAAGATTATCTTAGTTGAAGTTCATTGTAAAAAGTCGAGTAAGTTTGCCATCTTGTAAGCTTGTTTTGTTGGTGTGTCACCTCAAATCCATGTACATTTTGAGTTTTTAGTGAATATATTcttgcttgcctttcaaaaaaaattcTATAACTAAATGATCAAAATATTGCTTTCTCAACTTTATACGCAACTCGATTTCCAATGTATGGATACTAGAGTGTTCCCTTTCTCAACTTTAAATAGCAGTTTACCCAAAATCAACATACATTTTATTCCAATTTACACTTCAACTTTTAAGTCCATTGTCAATCCACCATTTTCAACACCCAAATATAAAAGATACCAAATCTAGGATCATGAAAACCTGTCTTCCGGATCATTGACCCTCATGGTGTTTGTAATGCATTGAGTCACAGTTCCATAATCAGATTAGAGAGATCATAGTTATTCGATCTGATTGTGGAACGTGCCTCACTCCGTTGCTAACACTATCATTATACCAAATCTAGGATCATGAAAACATGTCTTCCGAATCATTGACCCTCATGATGTTTGCAATGCATTGAGTTACGGTTCCATAATCAGACCAGAGTGATCATAGTTATTCTGATTGTGGAACGTGCCTCAATCCGTTGCTAACACTAGCATTATACCAAATCTAGGATCATGAAAAATGATCTTAGAAAGCACATATCTCCATCTTTTTCATCTTATAGATATACATGTCTTGcaaaaataaaacataaaaaaaataacatcACTAAAAAATAACATCACTAAACATTATGAAAAAAGAtcatgaaaaaataacattactaaACATTATGAAAAAAGATCATGAAAACCTGTCTTCCGAATCATTGACCCTCATGGTGTTATCAATGCATTGAGTCACAATTGGTAGTGAGGCATACCCAATTTAGATGAAATTTGTAGTGACCAATTTAAATGTAAATTGGGTCATGCATCAATACCATATGGGAACCAATGAAGCTCCATCTTTGTCTTTTGTTTAAAAGATGAAAATTTTCTAGttttgtgttttaaaaaaaaaagacagcaCTAAACATTATGCATTGTTTGTTTGTACAATACAACCTTTAAAATTGATAGATCCACCATTTTATTCATCTTCATTGGTTCCCAAATGGTAGTGAGGCATAACCAATTTAAATGAAAATTGGGTTATGCATCACTACAATATGGGAACAAATGAAGATCCATCTTTGTGTTTTGTTTAAAAAATAAAATAGACGAAAATTTTCTAGTTTTATGTTTTAAAGAAGGTGTATGTGTACTTGAGAGGTTTATTTTACAAgaagatatatgatatacatggGAAAATACAACCGAAGAGAGAGAAATAGGTTGCTTTTACAAGAAGATTTTTGGTGATACAAGTTTACTATTTTACCCTTAAATTGCTATAAGGTCAATATACCATTTAAGGGTCAGATAGACAATTTATCCTATAATAACTAACTATACAAAAAATAAATCAAAACTAAATAAAAAGGTGAGACCTACAAGTCCATCACAGCACACAATCCATTAATTACCTTACTACTGTTACCGATAAAGTAAGTTACCAAGTTACAAGTTACAACCATTGTGTACTATGGTATTTTtttttaatctatttttttttgaaaagcaataatATTATATACGAAATATATACAGGTACAATCGAGTTTCACGAAGCCTATCACGATCTATACAAGTGTAATTTGGGTTGTCTACTCACAGTTTCTAAACTACAATCACGTTTGAGAGTCTAGTTCAACTTGCTTGCCCAAAATTTTTTTTTATCTGTTGTATATAGAAATTACAGCACAATTAAATTAAGTACAAGTTACACTCGTACAACACTAACCATTCTCTATATTTGAAATTTGAGATTATATATGTATCATAAGAAACATAATTTCCGTCATCATCTATATAAACTATAGTTTTGGGATATTTTTGATAAATACAAAAGAACTAAATGACACACACTCATTTGCTTAAATACCAGCATTAGTCATAACAATATTTTTTCATAAGTACTACGAGTATATATTGTCGGATTATAGGCCCCTTTGAATTATGAGCCTTGTTCTAGCACATATGTTGAACACTCACAAATCCGCCCCTGATCATGATCAATTTGATTTTTATCTGTAGCAGCAACTAAAGTATCATCGTCAACAATGGTCCCATCCAAATCGCCTCTAACCATAtcaatagtctcattttctacAAGTTGAGGACCCATCGGTGTGTCACTCTGCAAATGTGTTTCTACATCATCGATACAAATTTGTTCATCCATGTCAAAATTATCTCTAGGTGTTGTCTTGATCACAACTTTCCAATCTTTACGAACAGGATCTGCAACATAGAATACTTGTTGTGCTTGCGAAGCTAGGATATAAGGCTCTTTAGTTTGCTTCAAACCTCGAAAATCGAGTGTCGTAAACCCATTCTCATCAACTTTTATCCTGGAACCACTTGATATCCAATCACAATGGAACAAAACAACTTTCATCTCATCACTATACTGCAACTCGATTATATCTTTTAAAACACCGTAGTAAGTGACATCTCCCACAATAGGATCGTTATCTCTAGCACTCGAGAAGCTACTTGTTAGAGCCTGAAGTATGACTCTGCTATTTTGTGTTGTCATATTCTTCTCTACATCTTTAATGTGAAATTGGAAACCATTTATGATATATCCCTTATATTTCTTTACAACCTCACTTGGACCGTTTGCCAATGTCTCtatatcacttgtgattctgttatCCCGACTAGTCATGTCCTCATCAACCTGATTTGAGGCAATTTGTTTATACAGTAATAAGTTTGGCTCAGTTATATCATCACTACATTATCGTAATAAAACTAGCAAAAATACCTTACGTAATCAGACAGCCACTCCTCAAACTCCTGACTATGTAAATGTTGAAGGTCACGCTTACGTTTTTTCGGATTTTGATGACTAAGAATATTCAGATGCTCTCTGCAATCAATGTAAGAAAAAGAGAATAATGTACATTATCGTCAAAATTACACAATGTCATATAAaaaaataatctcataacatagtaaatttaaataacttacgttcgtaagaaatctatttcacaacaATTGAACAGCACATGTGAGTGTGCAATACCCAAAGTGTCATAGCCTAGTTTTACTACGTTTGTTGCACCAATTGGTTGACCAGGCATACAAAATATTGGTAAGACagtatcatcaccaccatcatcatgattTCTGCTAGTCTTATTATGTATGGTCTCGACATCACTAGCTAAATACAGAGAACAAAATGACAAACACTCTTCCGCTAAATATCCTTCTGCAATTGAACCCTCGGGTTTACTCTTGTTTCGCACATAAGATTTTAATGTACCTAAATACCTGAGTGGTGAAAAAAAGTTTATATCAGATTCAAAAaaaaagttatattcaaacgagtATAATTTACTACAGCATAAATGGTCACCTCTCGATTGGATACATCCAACGGTAATGAACAGGTCCCCCTAATCTGGCCTCTGAAGCTAGATGAACCGATAGATGAATCATGACATCAAAAAATGATGGTGGAAAAATCCTTTCTAAATCGTAAAGTATTTTTTCAATATCTTTTTCCATGTTAAATAAATCATTAGGATTAAGAACTTTTGAGCATAATTGTCTGTAGTACCGACATAACTTCATGATAACAGAACGCACATGCTTCGGTAAAATATTTCTTATTGCCACGGGAAGCAACTGCTGCATCAAAATATGATTATCGTGACTTTTGAGGCCTAACATTTTTGGAGTAGGTTTTACCTGAATGCATCTAGAAATATTAGCAGCATAACCATCTGGCACTTTCACCTCTTTTAGCACATTAcaaaatttttctttttcttttttatcttTTTCGAAACATGCAGGAGGCAAATACACTTTGCCATTTGATAAAGGTTCTAGATGAAGTTCATGTCTAATACCCATTTCTTCCAAATCACGACGTCCTTTTAAATAATCCTTCGTCTTTCCATCTATATTCATTAACGTTCCAATGAGACTGTCACATACATTCTTTTCAGTATGCATTACGTCTATATTATGACGTATTAAGTTATTTTTCCAGTATGGTAACTGAAAAAAATACTTCTCTTCTTCCAATTATATGGTAAGGAtgggttatccttcacaagttttccaaattttatttcaaaatctttcAGCTCCGTAAGCACTTGTTCCCCTGTTAAGCTACGCGGTAGCCCTTCACGTTCTTCCGTGCCATCAAAAGAATCTTTATCCATACGGAAAGGATGCAACGATTCCAACCAGTGACGATGTGCCATGAAGATTTCTTTGTGGGAGTTTGATAACCGTGTTGATATGGTTTCCTTATGGCATGAAGGACAAGCTAATTTACCTTTAGTGCTCCAACCCGATAAATTCGCATATGCAGGAAAGTCACTTACTGTCCATAACAAAGAAGCAAGCAGTGTGAAGTAACTCTTAGTTGATGCGTCACAAGTATTAACTCCAGTATCCCACAACTCTTTCAACTCATCAACTAGAGGTTGCATATAGACGTCTATATTATTACCTGGAGCAGATGGACCGGGTATAAGTAAACTTAGGAATAGAAAAGGTTTTTTCATGCACAACCATGGAGGTAGATTATATGGCATCAAAACAACAGGCCATGTACTATGTGAAACACTCATGTTTCCAAAGGGTTAAACCCATCACTCGCCAAACCAAGCCTCACATTACGAGGTTCTTTAGCAAATTCCTTATTCTCATAATCGAATGTTTTCCAGGCCGGTGAATCTGCGGGATGTCTTAATCTACCATCTTTCGTACAACTCTCTTCATGCCATCTCATCGACCCGGCTGTTTTAGGCGACATAAACAATCTTTGCAAGCGTGGTATGAGTGGAAAATAACGCAACACTTTTGCTCCAACCTTCTTAGCTTTATAATCACCATCATTATCAGCTTCTGTGGTTGACTCATTTTCAGAATCATTATTAATTTGTTTATATCTTGAGGTCTGACATACGTCACACTTAATTTTGTCCTTGTTTTCTTTCCAGTACAACATACAATCATTTGGACAAGCATCAATTTTCTCATAACCTAGACCCAAATCTCTTAttatcttccttaattcatacaatGACTTCGGTATGGCAGCATGAAGGAAGGCTCCCCTCATTGTGTCAAGAATCATGCTGAATCCTTTTTCATTACATTTTCCAACACATTTTGAATGGAAGAGTCTAACAATGAACGAAAGAACAGAGAACTTACAGCCGGGATATAATTCTTTCTTTTCATCTTCCAATACTTTATTAAACTTTTCAGCATTTAAGTTTGGTACAGTCTGATTTTCAATTTGCTggatatcatcttcatcttcaaacacATTGAAGACGCATTGGGCCAATGCTTGCATATCATCTTCATCAGCATCTTCAAATGTTGGTGTATCATCCGGTTCGAAATACACATTTGGAATTTTATAACCTTCGAAAAACCCGTCACATAGCAAATGTGTTTTAGCCTGGACCCGATCAACCCGTTTATGATTACCGCAATATTTGCACGGACAATATATATGACCATCTTTTCCTTTTTTAGAGAAATTACGTTCTATAAATTTGTCAAGTCCTTTTTCGTATGCAGGGGAAGATCTACACAAGGACATCCAAGTCGAGTCCATCATATATATATAGACCTGTATTCTACAAACACATTTAATCGGACATAAATTAACGTGGTTCAAAATCAAAGATTGTACTGTAAGAATTAAGGGGTATGGACATGAAACAAAAGAAATTAACCTAGTTCAAAATCAAAGATTCAAAATTAAGGGGTATGGATAAAGCATATGAAACAAGCTGACCCAATTTTTCGATGATTGCAACTTATATCTTCAATTACGTATTAACAGATTAATAATCGATGATTGACATTAACTTAGATCTGCAAACACATCTTCAAAAACTGATGATGATTGCAATTGCAATTAAATACGTACgatgttattataaattgttaatagtaattagtaatagtaataata
This genomic stretch from Rutidosis leptorrhynchoides isolate AG116_Rl617_1_P2 chromosome 11, CSIRO_AGI_Rlap_v1, whole genome shotgun sequence harbors:
- the LOC139875741 gene encoding uncharacterized protein, producing the protein MSVSHSTWPVVLMPYNLPPWLCMKKPFLFLSLLIPGPSAPGNNIDVYMQPLVDELKELWDTGVNTCDASTKSYFTLLASLLWTVSDFPAYANLSGWSTKGKLACPSCHKETISTRLSNSHKEIFMAHRHWLESLHPFRMDKDSFDGTEEREGLPRSLTGEQVLTELKDFEIKFGKLVKDNPSLPYNWKKRNGKTKDYLKGRRDLEEMGIRHELHLEPLSNGKVYLPPACFEKDKKEKEKFCNVLKEVKVPDGYAANISRCIQVKPTPKMLGLKSHDNHILMQQLLPVAIRNILPKHVRSVIMKLCRYYRQLCSKVLNPNDLFNMEKDIEKILYDLERIFPPSFFDVMIHLSVHLASEARLGGPVHYRWMYPIERYLGTLKSYVRNKSKPEGSIAEGYLAEECLSFCSLYLASDVETIHNKTSRNHDDGGDDTVLPIFCMPGQPIGATNVVKLGYDTLGIAHSHVLEHLNILSHQNPKKRKRDLQHLHSQEFEEWLSDYVDEDMTSRDNRITSDIETLANGPSEVVKKYKGYIINGFQFHIKDVEKNMTTQNSRVILQALTSSFSSARDNDPIVGDVTYYGVLKDIIELQYSDEMKVVLFHCDWISSGSRIKVDENGFTTLDFRGLKQTKEPYILASQAQQVFYVADPVRKDWKVVIKTTPRDNFDMDEQICIDDVETHLQSDTPMGPQLVENETIDMVRGDLDGTIVDDDTLVAATDKNQIDHDQGRICECSTYVLEQGS
- the LOC139875742 gene encoding uncharacterized protein, which translates into the protein MSLCRSSPAYEKGLDKFIERNFSKKGKDGHIYCPCKYCGNHKRVDRVQAKTHLLCDGFFEGYKIPNVYFEPDDTPTFEDADEDDMQALAQCVFNVFEDEDDIQQIENQTVPNLNAEKFNKVLEDEKKELYPGCKFSVLSFIVRLFHSKCVGKCNEKGFSMILDTMRGAFLHAAIPKSLYELRKIIRDLGLGYEKIDACPNDCMLYWKENKDKIKCDVCQTSRYKQINNDSENESTTEADNDGDYKAKKVGAKVLRYFPLIPRLQRLFMSPKTAGSMRWHEESCTKDGRLRHPADSPAWKTFDYENKEFAKEPRNVRLGLASDGFNPLET